In a single window of the Lates calcarifer isolate ASB-BC8 linkage group LG1, TLL_Latcal_v3, whole genome shotgun sequence genome:
- the gpr18 gene encoding N-arachidonyl glycine receptor — protein MKLDLNNSNMSVESDAERPEQGPVEYRMAGLIFYCFVFIIGVIVNLTALWVFALTTKKRNSVTVYMINVAVVDLTFILLLPFRMVYHHQDYWPFGDIFCRISAALTIFYPCIALWLFALISADRYMAIVQPKHGKELRNVPKAVVASLGVWLMTLGSTVPLIFTNHDPDRSSNFTTCIKMQDIIYLRHDNPVNFVRLIFFFLVPICIMIGCYIVIVDNLIHGRTSKLKPKVKQKSIRIIITLIIQVLVCFVPFHVCLVLRLLGTDEDGGFSTGAVFTTFLMNVSTVLDIILYYIVSKQFQDRVISVILYRNYLRSVRRKSRHTHTGSVRSMSNLTSAMI, from the coding sequence ATGAAGCTGGATCTGAACAACTCCAACATGTCTGTGGAGTCTGATGCTGAGAGGCCAGAGCAGGGACCAGTCGAGTACCGCATGGCAGGCCTGATCTTCTACTGCTTCGTTTTCATAATAGGAGTCATAGTCAATCTCACAGCTCTGTGGGTGTTTGCTCTCACCACCAAGAAGAGGAACTCAGTCACAGTCTACATGATAAATGTAGCGGTGGTAGACCTCACCTTCATCCTGCTGCTTCCCTTCAGGATGGTTTACCACCACCAGGACTACTGGCCCTTTGGGGATATATTTTGCCGGATCAGTGCTGCTCTCACCATTTTCTACCCCTGCATTGCTCTGTGGCTGTTTGCTCTGATCAGCGCCGACCGCTACATGGCCATCGTCCAGCCAAAGCACGGCAAAGAGCTGAGGAATGTCCCAAAGGCCGTGGTGGCCAGTTTAGGAGTGTGGCTCATGACTTTGGGCAGCACCGTACCCCTGATCTTCACCAATCATGACCCCGATCGCAGTTCCAACTTTACCACTTGCATCAAGATGCAAGACATCATCTACTTGCGCCACGACAACCCTGTCAACTTTGTGAGACTCATCTTCTTTTTCCTGGTTCCCATATGTATAATGATTGGCTGCTATATCGTCATAGTGGATAATCTGATCCACGGCCGCACCTCTAAACTCAAACCCAAAGTGAAGCAGAAGTCTATCCGGATTATCATCACCCTCATCATCCAAGTGCTGGTGTGTTTTGTGccttttcatgtgtgtttagTGCTCCGTTTGCTGGGGACGGATGAAGACGGGGGGTTTAGCACAGGGGCAGTCTTTACCACATTCCTGATGAATGTAAGCACAGTGTTAGACATTATTCTGTACTACATTGTCTCTAAACAGTTCCAAGACAGGGTGATCAGTGTGATTCTGTACAGGAACTATCTGAGAAGTGTAAGACGCAagagcaggcacacacacacaggaagcgTTCGATCAATGAGCAACCTGACCAGTGCAATGATATGA
- the gpr183a gene encoding G-protein coupled receptor 183-A gives MASTTGPMTFTSSPFNNSNCGTLYAHRHYARVVMPIFYCTVFIVGLLGNCLALHVIRPNLKKINSTTLYSLNLVISDILFTLSLPVRIVYYALGFHWPLGEMLCKISGLIFYINTYAGVNFMTCLSIDRFIAVVLPLRFARLRKVSNVRYICVGVWVLVLAQTLPLLGMPMTGEEDGGYITCMEYPNFDKVDHIANILIGAVFLGYIIPVITILVCYSVLCSKLHLSAKTNHLTEKSGRSRKAIGVICCVSLVFVICFSPYHIDILQYMIRKLSSEPDCADLTAFQVSLHITVCLMNFNSCLDPFIYFFACKGYKRKLMKLLKMQVSMSFSSVVRTSPEGSSKDIIDGNKIQLNSSIIGGTSERLTERRSHRNE, from the coding sequence ATGGCTTCTACCACTGGGCCTATGACCTTCACCTCCTCACCTTTCAACAACAGTAACTGTGGCACCCTATACGCCCACCGGCACTATGCCAGGGTCGTCATGCCTATTTTCTACTGCACTGTGTTCATTGTGGGGCTGCTCGGTAACTGCCTCGCCCTCCACGTCATCCGTCCCAATCTGAAGAAGATCAACTCCACCACCTTGTACTCTCTCAACCTGGTCATCTCCGATATCCTCTTCACCCTGTCTCTGCCTGTGAGGATTGTCTACTATGCCCTGGGCTTCCACTGGCCTCTGGGCGAGATGCTGTGCAAGATCTCGGGCCTCATCTTCTATATCAACACCTACGCAGGGGTCAATTTCATGACTTGCCTCAGCATTGACCGTTTCATCGCTGTGGTCTTGCCTCTGCGCTTTGCTCGACTCAGGAAGGTCAGTAACGTGCGCTATATTTGTGTTGGTGTTTGGGTGCTGGTCCTGGCACAGACCCTCCCCCTTCTTGGCATGCCAATGACCGGCGAGGAAGATGGTGGCTACATCACCTGCATGGAATACCCCAATTTTGACAAGGTCGACCATATTGCCAATATACTGATTGGTGCTGTCTTCCTCGGTTATATTATCCCTGTGATCACCATCCTGGTGTGTTACTCCGTCTTATGCTCCAAACTCCACTTATCAGCCAAGACCAACCATTTGACGGAAAAGTCTGGTCGTAGCCGCAAGGCCATCGGTGTGATCTGTTGTGTGTCCCTGGTGTTTGTCATCTGTTTCAGCCCCTATCACATCGACATCCTGCAGTACATGATCCGCAAACTGTCCTCAGAACCTGACTGTGCTGATCTCACAGCCTTTCAGGTATCGCTGCACATCACGGTGTGTCTGATGAACTTCAACTCCTGCTTGGATCCGTTTATCTACTTCTTTGCCTGCAAGGGCTACAAGAGGAAACTTATGAAGCTGCTGAAGATGCAGGTCAGCATGTCCTTCTCCAGTGTAGTGAGGACATCACCCGAGGGCTCCTCCAAGGATATAATTGACGGCAACAAGATCCAACTCAACAGTTCTATTATAGGTGGAACCAGTGAAAGACTCACAGAAAGGAGATCACACAGGAATGAGTAA